A part of Bacillus thuringiensis genomic DNA contains:
- the speE gene encoding polyamine aminopropyltransferase: MELWFTEKQTKHFGITARINRTLHTEQTEFQKLDMVETEEFGNMLILDGMVMTTEKDEFVYHEMVAHVPLFTHPNPENVLVVGGGDGGVIREVLKHPSVKKATLVEIDGKVIEYSKQYLPSIAGALDNERVEVKVGDGFLHIAESENEYDVIMVDSTEPVGPAVNLFTKGFYAGISKALKEDGIFVAQTDNPWFTPELITTVFKDVKEIFPITRLYTANIPTYPSGLWTFTIGSKKHDPLEVSEERFHEIETKYYTKELHNAAFALPKFVGDLIK; this comes from the coding sequence ATGGAACTATGGTTCACTGAAAAACAAACAAAACATTTTGGGATTACTGCGCGTATTAACCGCACATTACATACGGAGCAAACAGAATTCCAAAAACTTGATATGGTTGAAACGGAAGAGTTCGGAAACATGCTTATTTTAGATGGCATGGTTATGACAACAGAAAAAGATGAGTTCGTTTATCATGAAATGGTAGCGCACGTACCTTTATTTACACATCCAAACCCTGAAAACGTATTAGTTGTAGGTGGTGGCGATGGCGGTGTTATTCGTGAAGTGTTAAAACACCCAAGTGTAAAGAAAGCAACTCTTGTTGAAATCGATGGAAAAGTAATTGAGTACTCTAAACAATACTTACCATCAATTGCAGGCGCATTAGATAATGAGCGTGTAGAAGTAAAAGTAGGAGACGGTTTCCTACACATCGCAGAAAGTGAAAATGAATATGACGTAATTATGGTAGATTCTACTGAGCCAGTAGGCCCAGCAGTAAACCTATTTACAAAAGGCTTCTACGCTGGAATTTCAAAAGCGTTAAAGGAAGATGGTATTTTCGTTGCACAAACGGACAACCCTTGGTTTACACCAGAACTAATTACAACTGTATTTAAAGACGTAAAAGAGATCTTCCCAATTACTCGTTTATACACAGCGAACATTCCAACTTACCCAAGCGGTCTTTGGACGTTCACAATTGGATCTAAGAAACATGATCCATTAGAAGTAAGTGAAGAGCGTTTCCACGAAATCGAAACGAAATACTACACAAAAGAATTACACAATGCAGCATTCGCATTACCGAAATTTGTTGGCGATCTAATTAAGTAA
- a CDS encoding MFS transporter, producing the protein MESKQKLGRLITVVATFLAFSGIGVVDPILPSIAEQIGASHWQVEMLFTAYILTMAIMMLPAGIFASRFGDKRMMTIGLAIVTVFAFICGISQTIAQLSLFRAGWGLGNAMFFATAMTLLIALSKEVHEAVGLYEAAIGLGMAGGPLLGGILGGHSWRYPFFATSILIFLAFILVFFFVKEPERKVKRKAAGVGELLNLVKYKPFMQGAISGMLYYYGFFVVLAYSPLIMHLSAIQLGFVFCGWGLALAYGSAILAHKLEGKYEPKALLKGSLLVFALFLIALFFVKVMWLQIVLIVLSGLASGLNNALFTSYVMDISPYERSVTSGVYNFVRWLGGAIAPILSGIIGHTVSPQSPFLVGGIVVLVGCVMILIPIRKPVEVERKALS; encoded by the coding sequence ATGGAGAGCAAACAAAAACTAGGGAGATTGATTACAGTGGTGGCTACCTTCCTTGCCTTTTCGGGTATAGGGGTAGTCGACCCAATCTTACCAAGCATCGCTGAGCAAATTGGTGCATCGCATTGGCAAGTAGAGATGTTATTTACAGCATATATTTTAACGATGGCAATTATGATGTTACCAGCTGGAATATTCGCATCGAGATTTGGTGATAAACGAATGATGACGATTGGTCTTGCGATCGTAACTGTATTTGCGTTTATATGTGGTATATCGCAAACGATTGCTCAATTATCTCTTTTCCGTGCGGGATGGGGATTAGGAAATGCGATGTTTTTCGCAACGGCGATGACATTATTGATTGCATTAAGTAAAGAAGTTCATGAAGCAGTAGGATTATATGAAGCAGCTATCGGTTTAGGGATGGCAGGCGGACCACTATTAGGCGGGATATTAGGTGGACATTCTTGGCGTTACCCATTTTTTGCGACGAGTATTTTAATTTTCTTAGCATTTATTTTAGTTTTCTTTTTTGTAAAAGAGCCGGAGCGAAAAGTGAAGCGTAAAGCGGCAGGCGTAGGTGAATTACTTAACCTGGTGAAATATAAACCGTTTATGCAAGGTGCAATTTCAGGAATGTTATACTACTATGGATTTTTCGTTGTGTTAGCATATTCACCACTGATTATGCATTTATCTGCTATTCAATTAGGATTTGTATTTTGCGGATGGGGATTAGCGTTAGCTTACGGTTCTGCAATTTTAGCTCATAAGCTAGAAGGTAAATATGAGCCGAAAGCATTGTTGAAGGGTAGTTTACTCGTATTTGCGCTTTTCTTAATCGCACTATTCTTTGTGAAAGTTATGTGGTTACAAATTGTATTAATTGTTCTATCAGGATTAGCGTCGGGATTAAATAATGCATTATTTACAAGTTATGTAATGGATATTTCACCTTATGAAAGATCTGTTACATCAGGTGTTTATAACTTCGTTCGTTGGTTAGGTGGCGCAATTGCTCCAATCTTATCAGGAATCATCGGCCACACTGTTTCACCACAAAGTCCGTTTTTAGTTGGTGGAATTGTCGTGTTAGTCGGTTGTGTAATGATTTTAATTCCGATTCGAAAACCGGTAGAAGTAGAGAGAAAAGCCCTTTCTTAA
- a CDS encoding MerR family transcriptional regulator translates to MYKIDEVTKQVGLTKRTLRYYEEIGLIHPPERSEGNIRLYTDEDIARIKRIVEAKEVLGITLQEMQHFLSLKERMEQRRNSENPRDREVIQEIKEMLEKQVQTLDEKMEQMQRVKAELQESLNRAVIFLENTKGE, encoded by the coding sequence ATGTATAAAATTGATGAAGTCACAAAGCAAGTTGGTTTAACAAAACGTACACTTCGTTATTATGAGGAAATTGGTTTAATTCATCCCCCTGAACGTAGTGAGGGGAACATTCGCCTGTATACAGACGAGGATATAGCTAGAATTAAAAGAATTGTGGAAGCGAAAGAAGTGTTAGGGATTACGCTTCAAGAAATGCAACATTTCTTATCATTAAAAGAAAGAATGGAGCAAAGAAGAAATAGTGAGAATCCCCGTGACCGTGAAGTGATTCAAGAAATTAAAGAGATGCTTGAAAAACAAGTGCAAACGCTAGACGAGAAAATGGAGCAAATGCAGCGTGTGAAGGCAGAGTTACAAGAAAGTTTAAATCGAGCAGTTATATTTTTAGAGAATACAAAAGGAGAGTAA
- a CDS encoding glycerophosphodiester phosphodiesterase translates to MNKPLIFAHRGVKGTHPENTMIAFQEAERVGAHGIELDVHLSKDGELVVIHDETVDRTTNGIGLVSEKTVAELQALDAGSHKDPSFHEAKIPTLREVFIWLSTTSLQLNIELKTDVIHYPNIEEKVVALVREYHLSNQIVFSSFNHESVSLLAEIAPEIPRAILYDTPLADAIAEAKTRETTGLHPNFQLLTKEFVQLAQKQGYVFRPYTINEYKDLQTMIDYGVDVIITDWPARAFELLS, encoded by the coding sequence ATGAATAAACCACTTATTTTCGCTCACCGCGGGGTAAAAGGAACACATCCAGAAAATACGATGATTGCCTTCCAAGAAGCAGAACGCGTTGGTGCCCATGGAATTGAACTTGATGTCCACCTATCAAAAGATGGTGAACTTGTCGTAATTCACGATGAAACGGTAGATCGCACAACAAATGGCATCGGTCTTGTTTCTGAAAAAACGGTAGCGGAATTACAAGCTTTAGATGCTGGCAGCCATAAAGACCCTTCTTTCCATGAAGCAAAAATCCCAACATTACGCGAAGTATTCATTTGGCTATCTACAACAAGTTTACAACTCAATATTGAATTAAAAACAGACGTGATTCACTATCCAAATATTGAAGAAAAAGTTGTGGCTCTTGTTCGAGAATATCATCTATCAAATCAAATTGTATTCTCCTCATTTAACCACGAATCTGTTTCATTATTAGCAGAGATTGCTCCTGAGATCCCAAGAGCGATTTTATATGATACACCACTTGCTGATGCTATCGCTGAAGCAAAAACTAGAGAAACAACTGGTTTACACCCAAACTTTCAACTGCTAACAAAGGAATTTGTTCAACTAGCGCAAAAACAAGGGTACGTTTTCCGCCCTTATACAATTAACGAATACAAAGATTTACAAACTATGATTGACTATGGCGTAGATGTCATTATTACCGATTGGCCAGCACGTGCTTTTGAGCTCCTTTCTTAA
- a CDS encoding transglycosylase domain-containing protein: MDQTMNPKLKKYKRLFFTVMFSSVLFFVFSFFVIIIVAKIMGPPPVAVPQTSVFYANDDTVIGQSNEMQKRYNVSLNEISPYVKEATLSIEDQRFYKHHGFDMKRIAGAIVADLKAMAKVQGASTITQQYARNLYLDHDKTWKRKLLEAMYTIRLEVNYNKNHILEGYLNTIYYGHGAYGIEAASRLYFDKTAKELTLAEASMLAGIPKGPSVYSPFLKEDRAKGRQSLILDEMVEQGYITKKQATSAKKEALTFASLDTKKVAEVAPYFQDAVQASLLRDIGLDEQALQKGGLRIYTTLDPKLQSVAEQAVKDHIPDTTNIQTALVSMNPKTGEVAALVGGTDYNTSQFNRATQAARQPGSTFKPFLYYAALERGFTPATRLKSEYTVFTLGDGVSKYKPKNYKDYYADDFVTMAQALAVSDNVYAVKTNLFLGEDILTKTAKQFGITTALKDVPSLALGTSPVKPIEMVNAYSMFANGGKEVKPVFIRRIMDHEGNMLYDAHLESKQILDKSKAFVMEEMMTGMFNKKLSSYAAVTGQSMLSKLSRTYAGKSGSTETDSWMIGFTPQIVTGVWVGYDQPKSISNVAEQGYAKRIWTDTMEKGLDGQPKKEFKQPSDVVAVNINPENGKIATKNCPISVKMYFAKGTEPTEYCMDHVDDKEEFEKTTEEKKKTSWWKKYLPW, translated from the coding sequence ATGGATCAAACTATGAATCCGAAACTTAAAAAATATAAACGTCTTTTCTTCACCGTAATGTTTTCTTCTGTTCTTTTTTTCGTTTTTTCCTTTTTTGTTATTATTATAGTTGCAAAAATTATGGGACCTCCTCCTGTTGCTGTCCCGCAAACAAGTGTCTTTTACGCTAATGATGACACTGTTATCGGACAAAGTAATGAAATGCAAAAACGTTACAATGTATCTCTCAATGAAATCTCTCCTTATGTAAAAGAGGCGACACTATCTATCGAAGATCAACGATTCTACAAACATCATGGCTTTGACATGAAACGTATTGCTGGTGCTATTGTTGCCGATTTAAAAGCGATGGCAAAAGTCCAAGGTGCTAGTACGATTACACAACAGTATGCTCGTAACCTATACTTAGATCATGATAAAACGTGGAAACGTAAACTATTAGAAGCGATGTACACAATTCGCCTTGAAGTGAACTATAATAAAAATCATATTTTAGAAGGATATTTAAATACAATTTATTACGGGCATGGTGCTTACGGAATCGAAGCTGCGTCTCGTCTATATTTCGATAAAACAGCAAAAGAACTAACATTAGCTGAAGCTAGTATGCTCGCAGGTATTCCGAAAGGACCTAGTGTCTACTCTCCCTTTTTAAAAGAGGATCGCGCGAAAGGACGACAATCTCTCATATTAGATGAAATGGTAGAACAAGGTTACATTACAAAGAAACAAGCAACTTCAGCGAAGAAAGAGGCACTAACTTTCGCCTCATTGGATACGAAAAAAGTGGCAGAGGTCGCACCTTATTTCCAAGATGCTGTACAAGCTTCTCTTCTTCGTGATATCGGATTAGATGAACAAGCATTACAAAAAGGTGGTTTGCGTATTTATACAACGCTAGACCCTAAATTACAATCGGTCGCAGAGCAAGCTGTAAAAGATCACATACCCGACACAACAAACATACAAACTGCGCTCGTCTCTATGAATCCAAAAACAGGTGAAGTAGCTGCCCTTGTTGGTGGAACTGATTATAATACAAGTCAATTTAACAGGGCTACACAGGCTGCTCGACAGCCCGGCTCTACGTTTAAGCCATTCCTGTATTACGCGGCATTAGAACGAGGATTCACCCCTGCTACGCGCTTAAAAAGCGAATATACCGTATTTACTTTAGGTGACGGTGTTTCCAAGTATAAACCGAAAAACTATAAAGACTATTATGCAGACGATTTTGTAACAATGGCGCAAGCTCTTGCGGTCTCTGATAACGTATATGCCGTGAAGACCAATTTATTTTTAGGCGAAGACATTCTTACAAAGACAGCGAAGCAATTCGGTATTACTACCGCATTAAAAGATGTTCCGTCTCTTGCTCTCGGTACATCTCCTGTAAAACCAATTGAAATGGTTAACGCTTATAGCATGTTCGCAAACGGTGGAAAAGAAGTAAAACCAGTGTTTATTCGCCGCATTATGGACCATGAAGGAAATATGTTATACGATGCTCATTTGGAAAGTAAGCAAATTCTTGATAAGAGCAAAGCGTTTGTGATGGAAGAAATGATGACGGGCATGTTTAATAAAAAACTAAGCAGTTACGCTGCTGTAACTGGTCAATCGATGCTATCAAAGCTATCAAGAACATATGCTGGAAAGTCTGGTTCTACTGAAACAGATAGTTGGATGATTGGATTTACCCCGCAAATCGTCACTGGTGTATGGGTTGGATACGATCAACCTAAATCAATTTCAAATGTAGCAGAACAAGGCTACGCAAAAAGAATATGGACCGATACGATGGAAAAAGGCTTAGATGGACAACCTAAAAAAGAGTTTAAACAACCAAGTGACGTCGTTGCAGTCAATATTAACCCTGAAAACGGAAAAATTGCTACAAAAAACTGTCCCATTTCAGTTAAAATGTATTTCGCAAAAGGTACAGAACCAACTGAATATTGTATGGATCATGTTGATGATAAAGAAGAATTTGAAAAGACAACTGAAGAAAAGAAAAAAACAAGTTGGTGGAAAAAATATCTTCCTTGGTAA
- a CDS encoding YwhD family protein: protein MTEKKKKIGFNIVKNDSTDGHGGFGVGALSLENISPVFVDVLEKTAFVDIGAMHARSTVEKGIKFLTNKDEVPNGKPFWLVWVTIERTATGAYYAGVTACEMTVDREIRRGYKSLPEHVNKMDKSMKRHIMVDHMDESSKKVLGTFLKEHNEAIWNESSEELRRALLSE from the coding sequence ATGACAGAGAAAAAGAAAAAAATCGGTTTTAATATCGTGAAAAATGATTCAACAGATGGACATGGTGGTTTTGGCGTTGGGGCATTAAGTCTAGAAAACATTTCACCTGTATTTGTCGATGTACTAGAGAAAACAGCATTTGTTGATATCGGTGCGATGCATGCGCGTAGTACAGTCGAAAAAGGTATTAAGTTTTTAACAAATAAAGATGAAGTTCCGAACGGAAAACCATTTTGGCTTGTGTGGGTAACGATTGAAAGAACGGCGACAGGTGCTTATTATGCAGGTGTAACAGCTTGTGAAATGACAGTTGACCGTGAAATTCGCCGCGGATATAAATCACTTCCAGAGCACGTAAACAAAATGGATAAATCAATGAAGCGTCACATTATGGTTGACCATATGGATGAATCATCTAAAAAAGTACTTGGTACGTTCTTGAAAGAACATAATGAAGCAATTTGGAACGAATCTAGTGAAGAATTGCGCCGTGCATTATTAAGTGAATAA
- a CDS encoding site-2 protease family protein — MDQLFRYPLQEIPLVAMAIIIALSVHEFAHAYVAYKFGDDTAKRQGRLTLSPMAHLDPIGMIAVLILGFGWARPVPVNPYNFKRPRLAGILVSIAGPISNLILSAIGLIILYSLIVFGIFDAIPVAVADTLERFFELFIMLNIVLLVFNLLPIPPLDGYRVVEDLAPANIRAKMTQYEKYGAIALLILVITPLSNYTIQPIFQVVIPHVLMFLQNIIAPIFRLF; from the coding sequence ATGGATCAGTTATTTAGATATCCATTGCAAGAAATCCCGTTGGTAGCAATGGCGATTATTATTGCATTATCAGTGCATGAATTTGCGCATGCATATGTTGCATATAAATTTGGAGACGATACAGCAAAGAGGCAAGGCCGTTTAACTTTATCACCGATGGCACACTTAGATCCTATCGGGATGATTGCTGTATTAATTCTCGGTTTCGGTTGGGCAAGACCGGTACCAGTTAATCCGTATAATTTTAAAAGACCACGTCTTGCGGGAATATTAGTTTCGATTGCAGGGCCAATTAGTAATTTAATTTTAAGTGCGATTGGTTTAATTATTTTGTATAGCTTAATAGTATTCGGAATATTTGATGCAATTCCAGTTGCAGTAGCTGATACATTAGAGAGATTCTTTGAACTCTTTATAATGTTAAATATTGTTTTACTTGTATTCAACTTATTACCAATCCCACCACTTGATGGATATCGCGTCGTGGAGGATTTAGCGCCAGCAAATATTCGTGCGAAAATGACGCAATATGAAAAATATGGAGCAATTGCGTTATTAATTCTCGTTATTACACCGCTTAGCAATTACACAATCCAACCTATTTTCCAAGTAGTTATTCCGCATGTATTAATGTTTTTACAAAATATCATTGCGCCTATTTTCAGGCTTTTCTAA
- a CDS encoding 2-hydroxymuconate tautomerase codes for MPYVTVKMLEGRTEEQKKALAEKVTAAVSETTGAPEENIVVFIEEMSKNHYAVGGKRLSDK; via the coding sequence ATGCCATACGTAACAGTGAAAATGCTAGAAGGACGCACAGAAGAACAAAAGAAAGCTCTTGCTGAGAAAGTAACAGCAGCAGTAAGCGAAACAACTGGTGCTCCTGAAGAAAACATCGTTGTTTTCATCGAAGAAATGTCTAAAAATCATTATGCAGTTGGCGGAAAACGCTTAAGCGACAAATAA
- a CDS encoding HD domain-containing protein → MVYLNDKLSETKVFKDPVHKYVHVRDRVIWDLIGTKEFQRLRRIKQLGTTFFTFHGAEHSRFTHSLGVYEIIRRMIDDVFDGRPNWNAEDRLLCLCASLLHDVGHGPFSHSFEKVFSLDHEKFTQKIIVGDTEINRVLSRVDKDFPQKVADVIAKTSTNKLAISMISSQIDADRMDYLLRDAYFTGVKYGNFDMERILRVMRPYGNQVVIKNSGMHAVEHYIMSRYQMYWQVYFHPVTRSAEVILTKILHRAKSLHEKYYTFKNHPVHFYSLFEEEVTVEDYLKLDENVMYYYFQVWQDEEDPILSDLCRRFMNRNLFKYVEFTDQHGLDNWMELSSLFKKIGLDPEYYLVVDSTSDLPYDFYRAGEEEERLPILLLMPNGELRELSRESDIVEAITGKKRRDQKLFYPHDLIYEDGRKGKYKERIIELLEGKK, encoded by the coding sequence GTGGTATATTTAAACGACAAACTCAGCGAAACAAAAGTGTTTAAAGACCCGGTACATAAATATGTGCACGTGCGCGATCGTGTTATTTGGGATTTAATCGGAACGAAAGAATTTCAACGCTTGCGCCGTATTAAGCAGCTTGGAACGACATTTTTTACATTTCACGGTGCAGAGCATAGTCGCTTTACTCATTCGTTAGGTGTATATGAAATTATTCGTCGTATGATTGATGATGTGTTTGATGGCAGACCGAACTGGAATGCTGAAGATAGATTGTTATGTTTATGTGCATCCTTACTTCATGATGTCGGTCACGGCCCATTTTCTCACTCGTTTGAAAAAGTATTTTCATTAGATCATGAGAAATTTACGCAAAAAATTATCGTTGGAGATACGGAAATTAATCGCGTATTAAGTCGTGTGGATAAAGACTTTCCACAAAAGGTGGCCGATGTAATCGCAAAAACATCTACTAATAAATTAGCGATTAGCATGATTTCCAGTCAAATTGATGCGGATCGTATGGACTATTTATTAAGAGATGCGTATTTCACTGGCGTAAAGTATGGAAATTTTGATATGGAACGTATACTGCGTGTCATGCGTCCATACGGCAATCAAGTAGTTATTAAAAATAGTGGTATGCATGCTGTTGAGCATTATATTATGAGTCGTTATCAAATGTATTGGCAAGTATATTTCCACCCGGTAACGCGCAGTGCCGAAGTTATTTTAACAAAGATTTTACACCGTGCAAAATCATTGCACGAGAAGTATTATACATTTAAAAATCATCCGGTTCATTTCTATTCTTTATTTGAAGAAGAAGTAACAGTAGAGGATTATTTAAAGTTAGACGAGAACGTTATGTATTATTACTTCCAAGTATGGCAAGACGAAGAAGATCCAATTTTAAGTGATTTATGTCGTCGTTTTATGAATCGAAACTTATTTAAATATGTAGAGTTTACAGATCAGCACGGTTTAGATAATTGGATGGAATTAAGTAGTTTATTTAAAAAGATTGGGCTTGATCCAGAATACTATTTAGTAGTTGATTCAACATCCGACTTACCGTATGATTTTTACCGTGCTGGTGAAGAAGAAGAACGTCTGCCAATCTTACTTCTTATGCCAAATGGGGAGCTTAGAGAGCTTTCACGTGAATCGGATATTGTTGAAGCAATTACTGGCAAGAAGAGAAGAGATCAAAAATTATTCTATCCGCATGATTTAATCTATGAAGATGGAAGAAAAGGAAAATATAAAGAGAGAATCATCGAGTTACTAGAAGGAAAAAAATAA
- a CDS encoding ABC transporter substrate-binding protein, producing MKNFKMALLAMVLVVTSVLFAACSNKEEAKKADAKDAKTEERTVQHVKGEIKIPANPKKIADLSGSTEELLIFGMKPIITANTSQEKIDAHIEKKLKDVKPVGSAWGDKINIEAVAAAKPDLILVNNRQEKIYDQLSKIAPTVMLKTPLDQWRPKFEEVGQIFGKEKETKEWFKQYDEKASKLHDKIVAKTGDATFMKMAAYPNAFRVYGDYGYGSVIFNDLKLPAVKGTPTDKPLVQVQKEALIDYNPDYLFVFTTGDGSQRLKEFQEESIWKNMNAVKNNHVFTIKNEDLNKGYFPLGKEMILDEVAEFVLGK from the coding sequence ATGAAGAATTTTAAAATGGCACTATTAGCAATGGTACTAGTCGTTACTTCTGTACTATTTGCAGCTTGTTCTAACAAAGAAGAAGCGAAGAAAGCAGATGCGAAGGATGCGAAAACTGAAGAGCGCACTGTACAACATGTAAAAGGGGAAATTAAAATCCCTGCAAATCCAAAGAAAATTGCTGACCTTAGTGGTTCAACAGAAGAATTATTAATTTTTGGTATGAAACCAATTATTACTGCTAATACATCTCAAGAAAAAATTGATGCACATATTGAAAAGAAATTAAAAGACGTAAAACCAGTTGGCTCTGCTTGGGGCGATAAAATTAACATCGAAGCAGTAGCTGCTGCAAAGCCAGACTTAATTCTTGTAAACAATCGTCAAGAAAAGATCTATGATCAATTATCTAAAATTGCACCAACAGTTATGTTAAAAACTCCATTAGACCAATGGCGTCCAAAATTTGAAGAAGTAGGTCAGATCTTCGGTAAAGAGAAAGAAACAAAAGAATGGTTCAAACAGTATGATGAAAAAGCAAGCAAATTACATGACAAAATCGTTGCGAAAACTGGCGATGCAACATTCATGAAAATGGCTGCATATCCAAATGCTTTCCGTGTATACGGTGACTACGGTTACGGTAGCGTAATCTTTAATGACTTGAAATTACCAGCAGTTAAAGGTACACCAACGGATAAACCATTAGTACAAGTACAAAAAGAAGCTTTAATCGATTACAACCCAGATTACCTATTTGTATTTACAACTGGTGACGGTTCTCAGCGTCTAAAAGAATTCCAAGAAGAATCAATTTGGAAAAATATGAATGCTGTTAAAAACAACCACGTATTTACAATTAAAAACGAAGACTTAAACAAAGGTTACTTCCCTCTAGGTAAAGAAATGATCTTAGATGAAGTTGCTGAATTCGTTTTAGGGAAATAA
- a CDS encoding ABC transporter ATP-binding protein, producing MATLAVDAVSVGYNEGLIIDGLTVEIPEGKITTIIGPNGCGKSTLLKTASRILKAKKGTVYLDGKAIEKQPTKEIAKKMAILPQTAEVPTGLTVFELVSYGRFPHQKGFGTLKEEDYRYIHWALEVTGMTEFANRPAEALSGGQRQRVWIAMALAQGTELLVLDEPTTYLDMAHQLEVLNLLKKLNEEEGRTIVMVIHDLNHASRFSDHMIALKAGKLMKQGTPDEVMTSETLRNVFEIEAQIVPCPVNCKPICLTYDLMMINNQLRKKA from the coding sequence ATGGCAACTTTAGCGGTTGATGCGGTATCTGTTGGCTATAATGAAGGGTTAATTATTGATGGATTAACAGTTGAAATTCCGGAAGGGAAAATTACAACAATTATTGGACCAAATGGTTGTGGGAAGTCCACATTATTAAAAACGGCTTCTCGTATTTTGAAGGCGAAAAAAGGTACTGTTTACCTTGACGGAAAAGCAATTGAGAAACAACCAACGAAAGAAATCGCAAAGAAAATGGCGATTTTACCACAGACTGCAGAAGTGCCAACTGGCCTTACTGTGTTTGAGCTTGTTTCATATGGACGCTTTCCTCATCAAAAAGGATTTGGAACGTTGAAAGAAGAGGATTATCGTTACATTCATTGGGCACTTGAAGTGACGGGAATGACAGAATTCGCAAATCGTCCAGCAGAGGCGTTATCAGGTGGGCAACGTCAACGCGTATGGATTGCGATGGCTCTTGCACAAGGAACAGAATTACTTGTATTAGATGAACCGACAACGTACTTAGATATGGCGCATCAATTAGAAGTATTAAACTTATTGAAAAAGTTAAATGAAGAAGAAGGTAGAACGATTGTTATGGTTATCCATGATTTAAACCATGCTTCTCGTTTTTCAGATCATATGATTGCATTAAAAGCAGGTAAGTTAATGAAACAAGGAACGCCAGACGAAGTGATGACGAGTGAAACACTTCGTAACGTATTTGAGATTGAAGCTCAAATCGTTCCATGTCCAGTAAATTGTAAGCCAATTTGTTTAACATACGATTTAATGATGATTAATAATCAATTACGTAAAAAAGCATAA
- a CDS encoding FecCD family ABC transporter permease, protein MRTSVLTKKNVSVLTILVGLIVTVFLVSLNTGTFKIPPMDVLKSLVGLGADDQSVILFEFRMPRMVIAILVGSALAMSGAILQGLSRNPLADPGIIGINAGAGLTVVIFVYFFFGKVGTGTFLSVFILPFFALVGAILAAVIIYLLAWKDGVSSTRLILVGIAVAAGFGAVSLIFSMKMTSNDFRFATIWLAGSLWGTDWKFVLSVLPWMVIFLPLAISKAHILNVMNLGDSTAVGLGVNVEKERRKLLFIAVCLAGASVAVAGGIGFIGLMAPHLARRLVGGKHQIMLPTAALIGTFLLLFADVISRSVLTTSEIPVGLVISVIGAPYFIYLLMRTK, encoded by the coding sequence GTGAGGACAAGTGTCTTAACAAAAAAGAACGTTTCGGTTTTAACAATTTTAGTAGGATTAATCGTTACTGTATTTTTAGTAAGTTTAAATACAGGGACATTTAAAATACCACCAATGGACGTATTGAAGTCATTGGTTGGACTTGGGGCTGACGATCAGTCTGTTATTTTATTTGAATTCCGTATGCCACGCATGGTTATTGCTATATTAGTCGGATCTGCTTTAGCGATGTCAGGTGCGATTTTGCAAGGGTTATCACGAAATCCACTTGCTGATCCAGGTATTATCGGTATTAACGCTGGAGCGGGATTAACAGTTGTTATATTCGTCTACTTTTTCTTCGGGAAAGTTGGGACTGGTACATTTTTATCTGTATTTATCCTTCCATTCTTCGCGTTAGTTGGTGCGATATTAGCAGCAGTTATTATTTATTTACTAGCATGGAAAGACGGCGTTTCATCAACGAGATTAATACTAGTTGGTATCGCTGTTGCAGCTGGGTTTGGTGCTGTTAGTTTAATTTTTTCTATGAAGATGACATCTAACGATTTCCGTTTTGCGACGATTTGGTTAGCAGGAAGTTTGTGGGGCACAGATTGGAAGTTCGTGCTAAGTGTACTTCCATGGATGGTTATTTTCTTGCCACTTGCTATTAGTAAGGCGCACATATTAAATGTAATGAACCTAGGCGACTCTACAGCTGTTGGCCTTGGTGTAAATGTAGAAAAAGAAAGACGTAAATTATTATTTATTGCAGTTTGTTTAGCTGGTGCATCTGTCGCTGTTGCCGGAGGAATTGGTTTTATCGGTTTAATGGCTCCGCATTTGGCGAGGCGTCTTGTTGGTGGTAAACATCAAATTATGCTGCCTACTGCTGCACTAATAGGGACGTTTTTACTTTTATTCGCAGACGTAATTTCAAGAAGTGTGTTAACAACTTCAGAAATACCGGTCGGTCTTGTTATTTCTGTAATTGGTGCACCATATTTCATATACTTACTTATGAGGACAAAATAA